In one window of Enoplosus armatus isolate fEnoArm2 chromosome 7, fEnoArm2.hap1, whole genome shotgun sequence DNA:
- the soat1 gene encoding sterol O-acyltransferase 1, translated as MRQFDSQVNDFMDSLIEESASLEPAPVPAVFSPPLSDKERSKLRHFRPPHGQGKQFVSRRSLLDELFEVNHIRTIYHMFIALLILFILSTLVVDFIDEGRLVLDFDLLVYAFGQFPLVVCTWICMFLSALLVPYTLFHLWSQTQSGSFSHPRLYSLLLSSVFLLYQALGLGFLPTYVVVTNSFPPASCFIVILEQVRLMMKAHSFVRENVPRVLTWTKDKTSPSPVVPQVSQYLYFLFAPTLIYRDKYPRNPVIRWGYVATKLLQVLGSLFYAYYVFVRLCIPQFRSISLQLFDLRAMVLCVFNSILPGVLVLFLAFFAFLHCWLNAFAEMLRFADRMFYKDWWNSTSFANYYRTWNVVVHDWLYYYVYRDLLWMSQKRFRPAAMLFVFTVSAVVHEYILAICFGFFYPVLFCLFMCFGMMFNFILHDQRKGPIWNIIMWTSLFLGQGVIICLYSQEWYAQRYCPLKEPSFLELLKPRSWTCQRGLMADSDRL; from the exons ATGCGTCAGTTTGACAGTCAGGTCAATGACTTTATGGACAGTCTTATAGAGGAGTCGGCCAGCCTGGAGCCTGCACCTGTACCTGCTGTTTTCTCACCTCCGCTGTCAGACAAGGAGAGGAGCAAACTCAG GCATTTTCGGCCTCCTCATGGCCAGGGCAAGCAGTTTGTCAGTCGCAGGTCGCTCCTAGA tgagCTGTTTGAGGTGAACCACATCAGGACTATCTACCACATGTTTATTGCCCTGCTCATTCTCTTTATCCTCAGTACACTGGTGGTAGATTTCATTGATGAAGGCAG ACTGGTGCTggactttgacctgctggtctATGCGTTCGGACAGTTCCCTCTGGTGGTGTGCACATGGATCTGCATGTTCCTGTCTGCATTGCTGGTCCCCTACACCCTGTTCCACCTGTGGTCACAGACCCAGTCTGGGTCTTTTAGTCACCCCAGGTTGTACAGTTTGCTGTTAAGCTCTGTATTCCTGCTCTACCAAGCTCTGGGTCTTGGATTCCTGCCTACATATGTGGTGGTGACCAACAGTTTTCCCCCTGCATCCTGCTTCATCGTCATCCTGGAACAG GTGCGTCTAATGATGAAAGCCCACTCCTTTGTCAGGGAGAATGTACCAAGAGTCCTGACCTGGACTAAAGACAAGACCA GCCCCAGCCCAGTGGTCCCTCAGGTTTCTCAGTATCTCTACTTTCTGTTTGCACCCACACTCATCTACAGAGACAAGTACCCCAG GAACCCAGTGATCAGATGGGGCTACGTGGCCACAAAGTTACTTCAG GTACTAGGCAGTCTGTTTTATGCCTATTACGTGTTTGTGCGGCTGTGCATCCCTCAGTTCCGCAGCATCAGTCTGCAGCTGTTTGACCTGAGGGCCATGGTCCTTTGTGTCTTTAACTCCATCTTGCCAG gaGTGTTGGTTCTCTTCCTGGCATTCTTTGCCTTCCTCCACTGTTGGCTTAATGCTTTTGCTGAGATGCTCCGCTTTGCTGACAGGATGTTTTACAAG GATTGGTGGAATTCAACCTCTTTTGCCAATTACTATCGCACTTGGAACGTAGTGGTCCATGACTGGCTGTACTACTATGTGTACCGGGACTTGCTGTGG ATGTCTCAGAAGCGTTTCAGACCTGCAGccatgctgtttgtgtttacagtgtctGCTGTGGTCCACGAGTACATTCTTGCAATCTGCTTTGGCTTCTTCTATCCTGTGCTCTTCTGCCTCTTTATGTGCTTTGGAA TGATGTTCAACTTTATTCTGCATGACCAAAGGAAAGGTCCCATCTGGAACATAATCATGTGGACATCCCTCTTCCTGGGTCAGGGAGTCATTATCTGTCTGTACTCCCAGGAGTGGTATGCCCAGCGCTACTGCCCCCTGAAGGAG ccTTCGTTCCTTGAGTTACTGAAGCCTCGCTCCTGGACCTGTCAGAGAGGCCTGATGGCGGACTCTGATAGGCTGTGA